In one Tachysurus fulvidraco isolate hzauxx_2018 chromosome 16, HZAU_PFXX_2.0, whole genome shotgun sequence genomic region, the following are encoded:
- the zbtb2b gene encoding zinc finger and BTB domain-containing protein 2b translates to MELANHGLILLQQLNAQREFGFLCDCTVAIGDVFFKAHKAVLAAFSNYFRMLFIHQDSDCVRLKPADIQPDIFSYLLNLMYTGKLAPQLIDPARLEQGVKFLHAYPLIQEASLNSQSAFTHPEASIRLNTSLYGIQISGQQGTQSSRLSTRRQQSPVDSDSAGALNGKGSSANAPLSSGSRLQPDVEVEASAMSSSQFGREGSEADASSGESVSALTSGNPNTILHVKPSIMKRSSSFRKHYTCHICSSRFNQRAGLREHLLWHAQAMAPLMMETGGATSPILPGGAATPEVEEGLTGVGAATPIMVDVDVEQPLSGLKVSPRAEMAISVPSMVATSSMAQPQADTPPPSDIADIDNLEGAADIEREVKRRKYECPTCGRKFIQKSHWREHMYIHTGKPYRCSACGKSFCRANQAARHVCMSQGAESAYTMVDRQSMELCAADDSSQMEALFLGSSGRPYKCNVCEMTFTNPNEVIKHMCFTQGAASEVSVSGTAGSEVNTDKAAKDEGFDVSSGGSLVMAIKTEEVLAD, encoded by the exons ATGGAGCTGGCCAACCACGGTCTTATCCTCCTGCAGCAGCTCAACGCGCAGAGGGAGTTTGGCTTCCTGTGTGACTGCACGGTCGCCATCGGCGACGTCTTCTTCAAAGCACACAAGGCCGTGTTGGCCGCCTTCTCCAACTACTTCAGGATGTTATTTATTCACCAGGACAG CGACTGCGTCCGCTTAAAGCCTGCAGACATTCAGCCAGATATCTTCAGCTACCTCCTCAACCTGATGTACACTGGCAAACTGGCCCCGCAGCTGATCGACCCAGCCCGGCTAGAGCAGGGTGTGAAGTTCCTGCACGCTTACCCCCTCATCCAGGAGGCTAGCCTCAACAGCCAGTCTGCCTTCACTCATCCCGAGGCCAGCATCCGGCTCAACACCTCTCTCTACGGCATTCAGATATCAGGCCAACAAGGGACGCAGTCCAGCCGTCTGTCCACCAGAAGGCAGCAATCACCCGTCGACTCGGATAGCGCGGGTGCGCTAAATGGGAAAGGTTCCAGCGCAAACGCGCCACTATCATCCGGGTCCAGACTGCAGCCAGATGTGGAGGTCGAGGCATCGGCGATGAGCAGTAGTCAGTTTGGGAGAGAAGGCTCTGAGGCAGACGCGTCGTCCGGTGAAAGCGTGTCCGCTTTGACAAGCGGGAACCCCAACACCATCCTGCATGTGAAGCCCAGCATCATGAAGCGAAGCTCCTCGTTCCGGAAGCACTACACCTGCCACATCTGCAGCAGTCGCTTCAACCAGCGAGCGGGTCTGAGGGAACATCTGCTCTGGCACGCACAGGCTATGGCACCTCTAATGATGGAGACCGGAGGTGCGACTTCCCCCATACTTCCTGGAGGAGCTGCAACTCCCGAGGTGGAAGAAGGTCTGACTGGCGTCGGAGCAGCCACTCCCATCATGGTGGACGTCGATGTCGAGCAGCCTCTGTCTGGACTGAAAGTTTCTCCACGTGCCGAGATGGCCATCTCGGTTCCTTCCATGGTGGCAACGTCGTCCATGGCTCAGCCTCAAGCTGACACGCCTCCTCCGTCCGACATCGCAGACATCGACAATCTCGAAGGCGCCGCCGACATCGAGCGAGAGGTGAAGAGACGGAAGTACGAGTGCCCCACGTGCGGACGCAAGTTCATCCAGAAGAGCCACTGGCGCGAACACATGTACATCCACACAGGAAAGCCGTACCGCTGCAGTGCCTGTGGGAAGAGCTTCTGCCGAGCCAATCAGGCTGCGCGACACGTCTGTATGAGCCAGGGGGCGGAGTCAGCTTACACCATGGTAGACCGGCAGAGCATGGAGCTGTGCGCGGCGGACGACTCCAGCCAGATGGAGGCTTTGTTCTTGGGCTCCTCAGGAAGGCCGTACAAGTGTAACGTATGTGAAATGACCTTCACCAACCCCAACGAAGTCATCAAGCACATGTGCTTTACCCAGGGCGCGGCCTCGGAGGTGAGCGTGTCAGGAACAGCGGGGAGCGAAGTGAACACTGACAAAGCGGCCAAAGACGAGGGTTTTGATGTGTCTAGTGGTGGATCTTTAGTGATGGCCATTAAAACAGAGGAGGTTCTGGCTGATTAA